From Rubripirellula reticaptiva, the proteins below share one genomic window:
- a CDS encoding DUF1501 domain-containing protein — protein MKATFDSFSCAVVQLFSGVYASGGKLTWDEHSNLKEQDDTHAAVLDQTIVALIKT, from the coding sequence TTGAAAGCGACGTTCGATTCGTTCAGTTGTGCAGTTGTGCAGTTGTTCAGCGGCGTTTACGCCAGCGGCGGGAAACTGACTTGGGATGAACACAGCAACTTGAAAGAACAAGACGATACGCACGCCGCCGTGCTCGATCAAACAATTGTAGCGTTGATCAAGACATGA
- a CDS encoding DUF1592 domain-containing protein, with protein MICRKSVARRIAVALSVIAGLVCASSSSSSVFADSASNEAAFGNSLMPLVRTYCLDCHDEGSELSLADDQSAADLAANRGVWMRALSQVRLGSMPPEDADPMDAATRSRMETLIDDLATAVDCVQNPNAGKVALRRLNRAEYRNTIRDLTDVDYTLADGFPGDDVGYGFDNIGDVLSLPPVLIERYMDAAETIAGQAIYTPPPGEIYEVEKSPSALIGAEKQGGGGDRVVIASNGTVSLQSDLPFGGNYTLTITASGDQGGPDPCKMKVECGRTEKIIDVPNSDAKDFDVSMRVGRGKRMFDISFINDYFKDGEDRNLHIHHVRLRGEERREMFIDPDKLPASHKRIVYVTPDDNVSADQASAAVLGRVASRAFRRPATKDEVSRLVQLAAQVRSDGGNYEEGLQVALQAILVSPHFLFKVEQYRQPDASGKMPPISDYELATRISYFLWSSMPDDELLLMAHRGQIRDRQKLMVKIARMMKDPRSNRFVENFAGQWLQLRNLDTVDPDTRLFRTFDDDVRELMRRETLTFFAGVMRGNLPVPTLLDADFTYLNEPLAKFYGIHGVKGDEFRRVSLAGTPRGGLLTHASILTVTSNPTRTSPVKRGKWILDNLLNMPPPPAPPNIPELEKSRLVGTLRERMEQHRSNPACAACHNMMDPLGFAMENFDAVGQWRTRDGRDEINASGKLPDGTEFNGVGDLRNLLSTQRREQFVRCVAEKMLIYALGRGTEYYDKCAIDKIMDDISRRDYKFAYLLVAIIESEPFQKQGHRE; from the coding sequence TTGATCTGTCGAAAATCTGTCGCACGACGAATCGCCGTTGCTCTTTCAGTCATTGCTGGACTTGTTTGCGCGTCGTCGTCGTCGTCGTCGGTGTTTGCCGATTCGGCTTCTAACGAGGCCGCTTTCGGCAATTCGTTGATGCCGCTGGTGCGAACGTATTGCCTGGATTGTCACGACGAGGGCAGTGAGTTGTCGTTGGCCGACGATCAATCGGCAGCGGACTTGGCGGCTAATCGAGGCGTATGGATGAGAGCGCTTTCGCAAGTTCGACTCGGTTCCATGCCGCCCGAAGATGCTGACCCGATGGACGCGGCGACACGATCGAGAATGGAAACTCTGATTGATGATTTGGCGACTGCAGTCGATTGTGTCCAGAACCCCAATGCCGGCAAAGTGGCGCTACGGCGACTCAATCGAGCCGAGTATCGCAATACGATTCGTGATTTGACGGACGTCGATTACACGCTTGCCGATGGATTTCCGGGCGATGACGTGGGATACGGATTCGACAATATCGGCGATGTGTTGTCGTTACCGCCGGTGTTGATCGAACGATACATGGATGCGGCCGAGACGATTGCGGGGCAAGCCATTTACACGCCGCCACCGGGTGAGATTTACGAAGTCGAAAAGTCGCCCTCGGCGCTGATCGGCGCCGAGAAACAGGGGGGGGGAGGCGACCGAGTTGTGATTGCCAGCAACGGGACCGTTTCGCTGCAATCAGATTTGCCATTCGGTGGCAATTACACGTTGACGATCACCGCATCGGGCGACCAAGGCGGACCGGATCCGTGCAAGATGAAAGTTGAGTGTGGACGCACCGAAAAGATCATTGATGTTCCAAATAGTGACGCCAAAGATTTCGATGTTTCGATGCGAGTCGGTCGCGGAAAACGCATGTTCGACATCAGCTTCATCAACGACTACTTCAAAGATGGCGAAGATCGAAATCTGCACATTCATCACGTGCGACTTCGTGGTGAAGAGCGGCGTGAGATGTTTATCGATCCTGACAAACTGCCGGCAAGCCACAAGCGGATCGTGTACGTGACGCCGGACGATAACGTTTCGGCCGACCAGGCATCGGCTGCAGTGCTGGGACGAGTGGCCAGTCGTGCTTTTCGTCGACCAGCAACGAAAGACGAAGTCAGTCGCTTGGTTCAGCTGGCAGCGCAGGTTCGCAGTGACGGCGGAAATTACGAAGAAGGATTGCAGGTTGCCTTGCAAGCGATTTTGGTGTCGCCGCATTTCTTGTTCAAAGTCGAACAGTACCGCCAGCCCGATGCGTCGGGAAAGATGCCGCCGATCAGCGATTATGAATTGGCGACAAGGATCTCGTATTTTTTGTGGAGCAGTATGCCCGATGACGAACTGTTGTTGATGGCGCACCGAGGCCAGATTCGCGATCGGCAAAAGTTGATGGTCAAAATTGCTCGGATGATGAAGGACCCTCGCTCGAATCGTTTCGTCGAAAATTTTGCCGGCCAGTGGTTGCAACTTCGTAATCTGGATACGGTCGATCCGGATACGCGATTGTTTCGTACGTTCGACGATGACGTGCGCGAATTAATGCGCCGGGAAACGTTGACGTTTTTTGCGGGCGTGATGCGAGGAAACTTGCCGGTCCCGACGTTGTTGGATGCGGACTTTACTTATTTGAACGAACCACTGGCAAAGTTTTATGGCATTCACGGCGTCAAGGGCGACGAGTTCCGACGTGTGTCGTTGGCAGGAACGCCGCGAGGCGGACTGTTGACTCACGCCAGCATTTTGACGGTGACCAGCAATCCGACTCGCACCAGCCCGGTCAAGCGAGGAAAGTGGATTCTGGACAATCTGTTGAACATGCCTCCACCGCCAGCACCACCGAACATTCCCGAGCTTGAAAAGAGTCGGTTGGTGGGGACGCTTCGCGAGCGGATGGAGCAACATCGCAGCAATCCAGCGTGTGCGGCATGCCACAACATGATGGACCCGCTAGGGTTTGCGATGGAAAATTTTGACGCGGTTGGACAGTGGCGAACACGGGATGGACGAGATGAAATCAACGCGTCGGGTAAGTTGCCTGATGGGACTGAATTCAATGGCGTCGGCGATCTGCGAAATTTGTTGTCCACTCAGCGGCGTGAACAGTTTGTGCGATGTGTTGCTGAAAAAATGTTGATCTACGCGCTCGGGCGTGGCACCGAGTACTACGACAAGTGTGCGATCGATAAAATCATGGATGACATCAGCCGACGGGACTACAAGTTCGCTTATCTTTTGGTGGCGATCATCGAAAGCGAACCATTTCAAAAGCAAGGGCATCGCGAATGA
- the rpsU gene encoding 30S ribosomal protein S21, translating to MVKLVVRDRETIQEAVRRFRKLVERSGIKKEMRRREYYEKPSETDRRARLRAERRARRTRLLGR from the coding sequence ATGGTTAAGTTAGTAGTTCGGGACAGGGAAACAATCCAAGAAGCTGTCCGCCGATTTCGGAAATTGGTCGAGCGTAGCGGCATCAAAAAAGAGATGCGCCGCCGCGAATACTACGAAAAGCCCAGCGAAACTGACCGCCGCGCACGCCTGCGAGCCGAGCGCCGAGCACGCCGAACCCGACTGCTAGGCCGATAA
- a CDS encoding VWA domain-containing protein: MNFNEFEIGSLARLNYLWLVAAIALLTLLSFAGNRRAALRFVTKDLREHVFGKTSLAGRWISLTCVVLAMTLLVLCIVDVRWGKVSRTIPQKGIEVMFVLDVSRSMLAEDVTPTRLDRAKQMIRDVIDEMTGDRIGLAVFAGEVKQVIPMTSHYDDFKQRLDEVGPENIVRGGSKLGDAITVAAEGYLTKTNEHKAMVLVTDGEDMQSRPIEAAKKVHQDKGVTIFTIGLGDFDVGAKIPIRTRSGRSSFMTHDGETVVSKLNGDILSQVATETGGAYIPAGTKQVNMSDVYHGYIASVEQQDFETATVDNYEARFAWFLTPAIVILMATLWIGKD; the protein is encoded by the coding sequence ATGAACTTCAACGAATTCGAAATTGGCTCGCTTGCCAGGCTGAACTATCTATGGCTGGTCGCCGCGATCGCTCTGCTAACGCTGCTATCATTTGCCGGAAATCGACGCGCGGCCCTGCGGTTTGTCACCAAAGATTTGCGAGAACACGTGTTCGGCAAAACGTCACTGGCCGGACGGTGGATATCGCTGACATGCGTAGTGCTGGCAATGACTCTGTTGGTGCTGTGTATCGTCGACGTTCGCTGGGGGAAGGTGTCGCGGACGATTCCGCAAAAAGGAATCGAGGTGATGTTCGTACTGGATGTCTCGCGCAGTATGTTGGCCGAAGACGTCACGCCGACGCGACTGGACCGAGCCAAACAGATGATCCGCGACGTGATCGACGAGATGACCGGCGACCGCATCGGCCTGGCTGTCTTCGCAGGCGAAGTCAAGCAAGTGATTCCGATGACCAGCCATTACGATGACTTCAAGCAACGACTCGACGAAGTTGGCCCCGAAAACATTGTACGTGGCGGGTCTAAGCTGGGCGATGCCATCACCGTGGCCGCCGAAGGATACTTGACCAAGACCAACGAACACAAAGCGATGGTGCTCGTCACCGACGGCGAAGACATGCAGAGCCGGCCGATCGAAGCGGCCAAGAAAGTTCACCAAGACAAAGGCGTCACGATCTTCACGATCGGTCTGGGCGACTTTGACGTCGGTGCGAAGATCCCCATCCGAACGCGATCAGGTCGCTCGTCGTTCATGACGCACGATGGCGAAACGGTTGTTTCGAAACTTAATGGCGACATTCTTTCGCAAGTCGCGACCGAGACCGGCGGCGCTTACATTCCGGCCGGCACCAAACAGGTCAACATGTCCGATGTCTACCACGGCTATATCGCCAGCGTCGAACAGCAGGACTTTGAAACGGCAACGGTGGACAATTACGAAGCACGGTTCGCGTGGTTTCTCACCCCCGCGATCGTCATCTTGATGGCGACCCTATGGATTGGCAAAGACTGA
- a CDS encoding AAA family ATPase, whose product MTFESHSDPITPDNINSGHETLGELTAEIQVHSAPFRRLVDEVGKTIVGQEGLIGRMVIALLTGGHLLIEGVPGLAKTTAVACLSKAISTGFQRLQFTPDLLPADLIGTQVYRPQTQEFVVQKGPIFSNLILADEINRAPAKVQSALLEAMQERQVTIGGETFFLDEPFMVMATQNPVEQEGTYPLPEAQMDRFLMKVVVDYPNRDEELQILRRYSKTNSAVEVQPVTTPAEVMMARALVDRIHVSQAVEEYIVDLVMATRNPVAYGLDLSELIQYGASPRATINLTLAAKANAFVQGRAYATPEDVKAVAMDVLRHRVIITYEAEAEEKTAEDIVSTILQTIPVP is encoded by the coding sequence ATGACGTTCGAATCCCATTCTGATCCCATCACCCCCGACAACATCAACTCGGGGCATGAAACGTTGGGAGAATTGACGGCCGAGATCCAAGTTCACAGCGCCCCGTTTCGCCGCTTGGTCGACGAGGTTGGCAAGACGATTGTCGGTCAAGAAGGCCTGATTGGCCGCATGGTGATCGCTCTGCTAACGGGCGGCCACTTGTTGATCGAAGGCGTTCCGGGACTAGCCAAGACGACAGCCGTGGCGTGCTTGTCCAAAGCGATCAGCACAGGGTTCCAACGACTACAGTTCACACCCGACCTGTTGCCAGCCGACTTGATCGGAACCCAGGTCTATCGCCCCCAAACGCAAGAATTCGTGGTTCAGAAAGGCCCAATTTTTTCGAATTTGATCTTGGCAGACGAAATCAACCGCGCCCCGGCAAAAGTGCAAAGCGCACTATTAGAAGCGATGCAAGAGCGACAGGTCACGATCGGTGGCGAAACGTTCTTTCTGGACGAACCGTTCATGGTGATGGCGACGCAAAACCCCGTCGAACAAGAAGGCACCTACCCGCTGCCCGAAGCACAGATGGACCGTTTTCTGATGAAAGTGGTCGTGGACTATCCCAATCGCGACGAAGAACTGCAAATTTTGCGGCGTTATTCCAAAACCAATTCGGCAGTCGAAGTCCAGCCGGTCACGACGCCGGCGGAAGTGATGATGGCTCGAGCATTGGTCGACCGGATTCACGTCAGCCAAGCAGTCGAAGAGTACATTGTCGATTTGGTCATGGCGACGCGCAACCCAGTCGCCTATGGCTTGGATCTTAGCGAATTGATTCAGTACGGTGCCTCGCCCCGGGCGACCATCAATCTGACATTGGCCGCCAAAGCAAACGCTTTCGTTCAAGGCCGTGCCTATGCAACACCCGAAGACGTCAAAGCGGTCGCGATGGACGTGCTGCGGCACCGAGTCATCATCACGTACGAAGCCGAAGCCGAAGAAAAAACAGCCGAGGACATCGTCAGCACAATTTTGCAAACCATACCCGTGCCTTGA
- a CDS encoding VWA domain-containing protein yields MFLYPGWLALLLIIPLLAWRSWHRRDPMSISFSSAAALWDERPTWRQRLAWLPVALSLAALALMIISLARPRYGKEQTIVTSEGIAIEMVVDRSGSMQALDFKIDGTNVDRLTAIKNVASKFVLGNPDALRSNRSSDEHDEDQDTAVAGRVSDLIGLITFAGYADAITPPTLDHPFLVAQLENTEIVNDRNEDGTAIGDALSLAVDKLSSLDEKVEDTDKRQSKVIILLTDGENTAGETEPSEGAELAKAMGIKVYTIGVGTKGQAPFPVRRTRSGQILVDYVSVNIDEETLTQIADKTGGKYFRATDTDSLETIYGEIDKLEKTKVETQRFADYREMAVQDVRISGWHVPPLLVIALWFLAIAAVLRRTVFRVLT; encoded by the coding sequence ATGTTTCTGTACCCTGGTTGGCTCGCGTTATTACTGATCATTCCCTTGCTGGCTTGGCGATCCTGGCATCGGCGAGACCCAATGTCGATTTCATTCAGTTCGGCCGCCGCGTTATGGGACGAACGACCAACGTGGCGGCAAAGACTGGCTTGGTTGCCGGTCGCTCTGTCGTTGGCTGCGCTCGCGCTGATGATCATCTCACTTGCTCGCCCACGCTATGGCAAAGAACAAACGATCGTGACAAGCGAAGGGATCGCGATCGAAATGGTCGTCGACCGCAGCGGCAGTATGCAAGCGCTCGACTTCAAAATTGACGGAACCAACGTCGATCGCCTGACCGCGATCAAGAATGTCGCCTCGAAATTTGTGCTCGGCAATCCAGACGCCCTACGCAGCAATCGCAGCTCCGACGAACACGACGAAGATCAAGACACTGCGGTCGCAGGCCGTGTCAGCGACTTGATCGGGCTGATTACGTTTGCCGGTTACGCTGATGCGATCACGCCACCGACACTGGACCATCCATTTCTAGTCGCCCAGTTGGAAAACACTGAAATCGTCAACGATCGAAACGAAGACGGCACCGCAATCGGCGACGCACTTAGCCTTGCCGTTGATAAACTCAGCTCACTCGACGAAAAAGTTGAAGACACCGACAAACGCCAAAGCAAAGTCATCATCCTGCTGACCGATGGTGAAAACACGGCTGGCGAAACCGAACCATCCGAAGGTGCCGAACTGGCCAAAGCGATGGGCATCAAGGTCTACACGATCGGCGTTGGCACGAAAGGCCAAGCGCCATTTCCCGTTCGCCGAACCCGTTCGGGCCAAATCCTGGTCGACTATGTCAGCGTCAACATCGACGAAGAAACACTCACTCAGATCGCCGACAAAACAGGCGGCAAGTACTTCCGCGCCACCGACACTGACTCGCTGGAAACCATCTACGGTGAAATCGACAAGCTGGAAAAGACCAAAGTCGAAACTCAGCGTTTTGCTGACTACCGCGAAATGGCGGTCCAGGACGTGCGGATCAGTGGTTGGCATGTGCCGCCGCTGCTGGTGATCGCGTTGTGGTTCCTGGCCATCGCAGCGGTGCTGCGGCGAACCGTTTTTCGCGTCCTGACCTAA
- a CDS encoding DUF1501 domain-containing protein, with protein MNHPLSRRQYLLRSGLGFGALALDGIVAAEEPSKPDGRPPFQPKAKRVIWLFMRGGVSHMESFDPKPALNQFAGKSISETPHADVLAPKHFKDLRVVVVDDANGKSRNTIYPLQVGFKKHGQSGMEISDWFPRIGSCADDIALIRSMWTTDNNHGAQVQFHSGRHMLDPRAPTIGAWINYGLGSLSDNLPQFINIGPRFFDKRDGHYLGPAYDAVNLKVDPANPLDYASPYGGMNAAEQLGNLNFTNGLNRLAAEQFPGDPALEARIQSYELAFRMQTAVPDVLDFDSESEETRKLYGLDQAETKTFGQQLLAARRFSERGVRFIQIMHGDGAAGAWDHHSGLKQGHAKLSKQVDLPTAGLLKDLKQRGLLEDTIVVFATEFGRTPGSQGADGRDHHPFGFSVWMAGGGLKGGVVHGSTDELGFHAVENPHYVTDVHATINHLLGIDPRRLEVPGYKRLDQDYGNIIKEIIA; from the coding sequence ATGAACCACCCCCTCTCACGTCGACAGTATCTGCTTCGGTCCGGCCTTGGCTTCGGCGCCCTGGCTCTTGACGGGATCGTTGCTGCTGAGGAACCTTCCAAGCCCGATGGGCGACCGCCTTTTCAGCCCAAAGCGAAACGTGTGATCTGGCTGTTCATGCGAGGTGGCGTCAGCCACATGGAGAGTTTTGATCCGAAGCCGGCGCTCAATCAATTCGCGGGAAAATCAATCAGCGAGACCCCTCACGCGGATGTTCTCGCCCCAAAACATTTCAAGGATCTGAGGGTCGTCGTCGTCGATGATGCGAATGGGAAAAGTCGCAACACAATCTATCCGTTGCAGGTCGGCTTTAAGAAGCACGGGCAGTCGGGCATGGAGATCAGTGATTGGTTTCCGCGAATTGGATCTTGTGCGGACGACATCGCGCTCATTCGCTCGATGTGGACAACTGACAACAACCACGGCGCCCAGGTCCAATTTCACTCTGGTCGACACATGTTGGACCCACGAGCGCCGACGATTGGCGCCTGGATCAACTACGGTCTCGGCTCCCTGAGTGACAACCTGCCACAATTCATCAACATCGGCCCACGTTTTTTTGACAAGCGAGACGGGCACTACCTGGGCCCAGCCTACGATGCGGTGAACCTGAAAGTCGACCCCGCGAATCCGCTCGACTACGCCAGTCCGTATGGCGGAATGAACGCGGCCGAGCAGTTGGGCAATTTGAATTTCACCAACGGACTGAACCGACTTGCTGCCGAACAGTTTCCAGGTGATCCAGCCTTGGAAGCACGAATCCAGTCTTACGAGCTGGCTTTTCGGATGCAGACCGCTGTGCCTGACGTGCTGGATTTTGACAGCGAATCGGAAGAAACTCGCAAACTGTATGGACTCGATCAAGCCGAGACCAAAACGTTCGGCCAGCAGCTTCTAGCCGCTCGCCGATTTTCCGAACGCGGCGTACGGTTCATTCAAATCATGCATGGTGACGGTGCGGCCGGTGCTTGGGACCATCATTCGGGGCTCAAACAAGGGCACGCCAAGCTTTCGAAACAAGTCGACTTGCCCACGGCTGGTTTGCTGAAAGACTTGAAGCAGCGAGGTCTGTTGGAAGACACCATTGTTGTGTTCGCAACCGAGTTCGGACGCACACCAGGCTCCCAAGGTGCCGATGGCAGAGACCATCATCCGTTTGGCTTCAGTGTTTGGATGGCAGGCGGCGGGCTCAAAGGCGGCGTTGTTCACGGCTCCACCGATGAATTGGGTTTTCATGCCGTCGAAAACCCTCACTATGTGACCGACGTCCACGCCACGATCAATCATCTGTTGGGCATCGACCCACGCCGCTTGGAAGTTCCCGGCTACAAGCGTCTGGATCAAGATTACGGCAACATCATCAAGGAAATCATCGCTTAG
- a CDS encoding class I SAM-dependent methyltransferase: MGVTETSDGGYDRIARPYRWLEWIAFGQSLQHSRICLLSELPLVDRILVMGDGDGRLLQQICRSQPGAEITSVDQSLAMIDLQKSRVASAGATDRVRWVCADGRQFSPASNEYDLLVTAFYLDCFTEFELGQHLPRWLSGVKNGGFFYVAEFVQPTSGWRAIRARVMLAAMHLFFRRQTSLTNHRLVDLTAIFDLLPIDEVNRAERSGNMIRTQIFSVR, from the coding sequence GTGGGCGTGACCGAAACCAGCGATGGTGGCTACGACCGAATCGCTCGCCCCTATCGTTGGTTGGAATGGATTGCGTTTGGACAAAGCCTGCAGCATTCCCGAATCTGTTTGCTGAGTGAACTGCCTCTCGTGGATCGGATTCTTGTGATGGGCGATGGCGATGGCCGTTTGCTGCAACAGATCTGCCGATCACAACCCGGCGCAGAAATCACAAGTGTTGACCAAAGCTTGGCCATGATTGATCTACAGAAGTCTCGCGTTGCCAGCGCCGGCGCAACCGACCGAGTTCGCTGGGTTTGTGCAGACGGACGTCAATTCTCGCCAGCCTCGAATGAATACGACCTGCTAGTCACGGCGTTCTATTTAGACTGCTTTACCGAATTCGAACTCGGCCAACATTTACCACGCTGGCTAAGTGGCGTGAAAAATGGCGGTTTTTTCTACGTTGCCGAGTTTGTACAACCAACAAGCGGTTGGCGAGCAATCCGAGCCCGCGTGATGCTGGCCGCGATGCATCTGTTTTTTCGCCGGCAAACTAGCCTAACCAATCATCGTCTGGTTGACCTTACCGCCATTTTTGACTTATTGCCAATCGACGAAGTGAATCGAGCCGAGCGAAGCGGCAACATGATACGAACACAGATCTTCAGTGTTCGTTAA
- a CDS encoding DUF58 domain-containing protein codes for MIPREVMQNIRRIQINTSHVVDDLLAGSWHSAFKGRGIEFEEVRPYQVGDDIRTIDWNVTARAGEPFVKLFHEEREMSVMLLVDLSASQDFGTNHQTKRQLITELGATLAFSAIKNNDKVGLTLFTDQIEKALPPRKGTRHVLRLIRELLYCAPIGRGTDIRAALDHLGRTASRRSVVFLVSDFQDEGFERTLRVTRRKHDVVPIMVSDRHETELPNVGMIRLRDPESGRQVSIDTSSRRHRLRFAERMQARIAATEAMFRRMKMEPIRIVTGEDYVEPLQRFFHRREAKA; via the coding sequence ATGATTCCCCGCGAAGTGATGCAGAACATTCGCCGAATCCAAATCAACACCTCTCACGTCGTGGATGATTTGCTGGCCGGCAGCTGGCATTCCGCGTTCAAGGGTCGCGGGATCGAATTCGAAGAGGTACGGCCATACCAAGTCGGCGACGATATCCGTACGATCGACTGGAACGTCACCGCTCGCGCCGGCGAACCATTCGTGAAGCTTTTTCACGAAGAACGAGAAATGTCGGTGATGCTATTGGTCGACCTCAGCGCTTCCCAAGACTTTGGAACAAACCATCAAACCAAACGTCAACTGATCACCGAACTCGGCGCGACGTTGGCTTTCAGCGCGATTAAGAACAACGACAAAGTTGGCTTGACTCTGTTCACTGACCAGATTGAAAAAGCGCTTCCGCCCCGCAAGGGAACCCGGCACGTACTGCGTCTGATCCGCGAACTGCTTTACTGTGCCCCGATCGGACGAGGCACAGATATCCGAGCAGCGTTGGATCACTTGGGCCGAACCGCTTCGCGGCGCAGCGTTGTGTTTCTGGTCAGCGACTTTCAAGACGAGGGCTTTGAACGAACGCTACGTGTGACTAGGCGAAAACATGACGTGGTTCCGATCATGGTCAGCGATCGGCACGAAACCGAACTGCCCAACGTCGGCATGATTCGCCTGCGTGACCCTGAATCGGGACGCCAGGTTTCAATCGACACATCCAGTCGCCGGCATCGGCTCCGCTTTGCCGAGCGAATGCAGGCGCGCATCGCTGCCACTGAAGCGATGTTTCGGCGGATGAAAATGGAGCCGATTCGTATCGTGACAGGCGAAGACTATGTCGAACCACTGCAACGGTTTTTTCATCGCCGGGAGGCGAAGGCGTGA
- a CDS encoding DUF1501 domain-containing protein, giving the protein MTDELGQNAVQNFHPLYDFNATISHLLGLDHERLIFERNGIQLRPTNVEDMSFAKSSLKNKRIGRLEFVVIHARPTMADAKPA; this is encoded by the coding sequence ATGACAGATGAACTCGGCCAGAACGCAGTTCAGAACTTTCATCCGTTGTACGATTTCAATGCCACGATCTCGCATCTACTCGGCCTCGACCACGAGCGGCTTATATTCGAGCGCAATGGTATTCAACTTCGGCCGACGAACGTCGAAGACATGTCATTCGCGAAGTCTTCGCTTAAAAACAAAAGAATTGGCCGATTGGAGTTCGTTGTAATTCATGCACGCCCGACCATGGCCGACGCCAAGCCGGCTTAA